A genome region from Neptunomonas japonica JAMM 1380 includes the following:
- a CDS encoding accessory factor UbiK family protein yields MNEKIIEGLSAQFSQMMNTFNGGADLPGQQQVKVFLQSALSKMDLVTRDEFDAQAIVLGRTREKVEQLETVLADIESRLDAQESTAEKTD; encoded by the coding sequence ATGAATGAAAAAATTATAGAAGGCTTGTCAGCGCAGTTCTCACAGATGATGAACACATTCAATGGTGGCGCAGACCTTCCTGGCCAGCAGCAAGTAAAAGTATTTTTGCAATCTGCGCTTAGTAAAATGGACTTGGTTACGCGTGATGAATTTGATGCACAAGCGATTGTTTTAGGGCGGACGCGAGAAAAAGTTGAACAGTTAGAAACAGTTCTAGCTGACATTGAGAGTCGTCTTGACGCTCAGGAAAGCACAGCTGAAAAAACAGACTAA
- a CDS encoding diguanylate cyclase domain-containing protein yields the protein MRCNLAWIDTAGHYIYSTPEFAALCEQSVASIAGQSLQTLHLSSSAAKLQALCVSACESGMAEAVLALFDSHTLYDCRLMWIEASQHFVLNAERAIKQPLLYEQLIKATNDSPVPLFKVALNAQISNANKAGKQVALLKLGLEKFQWIQDSLGQTASETVIEELASRLLTTLREGDILFRANDDAFIIQLSNIDKAEAAVSVAHRLIEQLSYGIRIDQREIHLSASVGVALAPLQANDAGELLGAASQALKALSRSGTSGVRLYDPLRQRKALNLKDLAQLIKPDYQSIELGYRPVYGVRSHRIEGAQLVPLLQGVPCVGSEEHVLTQMLEGDSGWHTYLSWIFNQLEAPLQQLSQQKSFQGVIVRIPPDVLELPSFMEFMTTRLTLSEGIRKKVLLEIDAIETRDHEGVLFDLEALGFSIVLSGLSDYLPPIQQLKELEPQLLMLDASLVQSMEADVKSRRTLEKLADIAADLDIALAAGGVQSAGQRMQLSHQGVGYMQGEYFGSLLSVELLFEQLVLEKI from the coding sequence ATGAGATGTAACCTAGCTTGGATAGATACAGCAGGCCATTATATTTATAGCACACCTGAATTTGCTGCTTTGTGCGAGCAGTCAGTCGCTTCTATAGCGGGGCAAAGTTTACAAACGTTACATTTATCTTCAAGCGCTGCCAAGCTGCAAGCGCTTTGCGTAAGCGCTTGTGAGTCTGGTATGGCCGAAGCTGTATTGGCATTGTTTGACTCGCATACCTTGTATGATTGTCGTCTGATGTGGATTGAAGCCTCACAGCATTTTGTCTTGAATGCTGAGCGTGCAATAAAACAGCCATTACTTTACGAGCAGCTTATTAAAGCAACTAACGATTCCCCCGTCCCTCTATTTAAAGTGGCGTTAAATGCTCAAATTAGCAATGCTAATAAAGCTGGCAAGCAAGTAGCTTTGTTGAAGCTAGGTTTGGAAAAATTTCAATGGATTCAGGACTCTTTAGGGCAAACGGCCAGTGAAACAGTCATTGAAGAGTTAGCAAGTCGTCTACTTACGACCCTACGAGAGGGTGATATTCTTTTTCGTGCAAATGATGATGCCTTTATCATTCAATTATCGAATATAGATAAAGCCGAAGCTGCTGTGAGTGTGGCACATCGCCTTATCGAACAGTTGTCATATGGGATTCGTATAGATCAGCGAGAAATTCATTTAAGTGCGTCTGTCGGTGTTGCCTTAGCTCCTCTGCAGGCAAATGATGCTGGTGAGCTGCTGGGAGCTGCAAGCCAAGCACTAAAAGCGTTATCGCGCTCTGGAACCAGTGGTGTGCGTTTGTATGACCCTCTTCGTCAACGTAAAGCACTGAACCTTAAAGACTTAGCACAGCTGATTAAGCCTGATTATCAAAGCATAGAGTTGGGGTACCGTCCTGTTTATGGTGTACGTAGCCACCGTATTGAAGGTGCGCAATTAGTACCTTTATTGCAAGGTGTTCCTTGCGTTGGTTCTGAGGAACATGTGCTAACACAGATGCTAGAAGGTGATAGTGGTTGGCATACCTATTTGAGTTGGATATTTAATCAGCTTGAGGCGCCTTTGCAGCAGCTATCACAACAGAAAAGCTTCCAAGGCGTTATTGTACGAATTCCGCCTGATGTACTTGAATTACCTTCCTTCATGGAGTTCATGACTACTCGTCTGACCTTATCTGAAGGGATACGTAAAAAGGTGCTGTTGGAAATAGACGCAATTGAAACACGCGACCATGAAGGTGTGCTGTTTGATTTAGAAGCGCTAGGTTTTTCTATTGTGTTGAGTGGTTTGAGTGATTACTTACCGCCTATACAACAGTTAAAAGAGCTCGAGCCGCAGCTGTTAATGCTAGATGCTTCTCTTGTACAGTCTATGGAAGCTGATGTTAAGAGCCGTCGAACGTTAGAAAAACTAGCGGATATCGCTGCTGATCTTGATATCGCATTAGCGGCTGGTGGTGTGCAATCTGCTGGCCAGCGTATGCAATTGTCTCATCAAGGTGTTGGCTATATGCAAGGCGAATACTTTGGTAGCTTATTAAGTGTTGAGTTGTTATTTGAGCAGTTAGTGTTGGAAAAAATTTAG
- a CDS encoding YifB family Mg chelatase-like AAA ATPase — protein MSLAIVHTRAQLGVAAPSVTVEIHLSAGLPALMLVGLPEAAVRESKERVRSAIINSGFEFPQRRITINLAPADLPKEGGRYDLAIAVGILVASGQLPDKSLESVELLGELALSGELRSITGVLPAALACKKQCRALWIPTKNCSEAALVRELDIRVAEHLLDVCAALAGKKELKSAEQSPADRAVQTRLNDLSDVKGQIKAKRALEIAAAGGHNLLMSGVPGSGKSMLAARLPGLLPPLVEEERLQTAAIYSVAGLPVDSICLGTRPFRAPHHTASAAALVGGGSHPRPGEISLAHQGVLFLDELPEFSRKVLEVLREPLETGAILISRAARQTEYPARFQLIAAMNPCPCGYAGDASGKCRCTPDQVRRYQEKLSGPLLDRIDLFVTVAALPAETLLKLDESKAESSADVSCRVSSALALQYQRQSCRNSVLAAQSLDAICQLTDSNRQLLATAATRFGLSARACHRVMKVARTIADLNGNEKVESSDLMEALGFREGLASRSSAF, from the coding sequence ATGTCACTTGCAATAGTTCATACCCGCGCTCAGTTAGGTGTGGCAGCACCCTCTGTCACTGTTGAAATTCACCTATCGGCTGGTTTACCTGCGCTTATGCTAGTAGGCCTTCCAGAAGCGGCGGTGCGTGAAAGTAAAGAGAGGGTACGCAGTGCTATTATCAATTCTGGATTCGAATTCCCACAGCGCCGTATCACTATTAACCTAGCACCTGCTGATCTTCCGAAAGAAGGTGGGCGCTATGATCTAGCGATAGCCGTGGGTATCTTGGTTGCTTCAGGCCAACTTCCTGATAAATCACTTGAAAGTGTGGAGTTGCTGGGGGAGTTGGCGCTTTCTGGAGAACTCCGAAGTATCACGGGGGTTTTACCCGCGGCTCTGGCTTGTAAAAAGCAATGTCGTGCATTGTGGATACCCACAAAAAATTGTTCTGAAGCGGCATTAGTACGTGAGCTTGATATTCGTGTTGCTGAGCACTTATTAGATGTATGTGCCGCTTTAGCGGGCAAAAAAGAGCTTAAAAGTGCAGAGCAGTCACCGGCTGATAGAGCAGTACAGACCCGTCTAAATGATTTATCGGACGTGAAAGGACAAATTAAAGCGAAGCGAGCATTGGAAATTGCTGCAGCTGGCGGGCACAACTTACTGATGAGTGGTGTGCCAGGTAGCGGAAAAAGTATGTTGGCAGCCCGTTTGCCGGGTTTATTACCGCCTCTAGTAGAGGAGGAACGTTTGCAAACAGCGGCGATCTATTCTGTTGCAGGTTTACCGGTTGATAGTATTTGCCTTGGTACGCGTCCTTTTCGTGCGCCGCATCATACTGCATCGGCTGCTGCATTAGTCGGAGGGGGAAGCCATCCACGTCCTGGTGAGATTTCTTTAGCACACCAAGGCGTTTTATTCTTAGATGAGCTACCTGAGTTTTCCCGAAAAGTATTAGAAGTGCTGCGTGAACCATTGGAAACGGGAGCTATCTTGATCTCCCGTGCCGCCCGACAAACAGAGTATCCTGCTCGATTTCAGCTCATCGCTGCAATGAATCCATGCCCATGTGGTTATGCTGGGGATGCGTCGGGAAAATGCCGTTGCACGCCAGATCAGGTGCGGCGTTATCAAGAGAAGTTGTCCGGCCCATTGCTTGATCGTATTGATCTGTTCGTTACTGTCGCAGCGTTGCCTGCTGAAACACTGTTGAAACTGGATGAGTCTAAAGCTGAATCCAGTGCGGATGTTTCTTGTCGGGTCTCATCAGCATTGGCATTACAGTATCAGCGTCAATCTTGTCGTAATAGCGTGTTGGCGGCACAGTCGCTGGATGCTATTTGCCAGTTAACCGACTCCAACCGACAGTTACTTGCGACGGCAGCAACACGCTTTGGCTTGTCCGCTCGGGCGTGTCATCGTGTTATGAAGGTGGCGCGAACTATTGCTGATTTGAATGGAAATGAAAAGGTAGAAAGTAGTGATTTGATGGAAGCGCTGGGTTTTAGAGAAGGGCTGGCTAGTCGGTCTTCAGCATTTTAA
- a CDS encoding putative bifunctional diguanylate cyclase/phosphodiesterase: protein MLESHLIQQNLELSFVATLPELFLRFEEIRPNIIIICTSVKNVLQSLETYSPLIKQQHTPIVLADEHITEEDGIQLLAASFTDFISLSDATGDTFSRSIRLLTQINQKNTELNATHNTDLLTSLKNRSCFYTHLQCELDHILLNNEALALVSLDIDNFKAFNQCMGYAAGDQVLLDLKNRLLNCARHFPVFRTGADEFFIIITATTIDAAKKETSHLLEVMAGFLFSSFNIANQENVLGISIGVTFSSENALDVDTLTNQANQARSRAKRTHGCSFSIYEPDKDQISPYEGLLESDIWAALKEEQFELYYQPRIDLHSGEIVGAEALMRWNHPYHGLIMPDDFIPISEQTGQIVPMGFWAIFQSGKDLKSIQDAGYNLTKLGVNLSFRQFQDDHLAQTIHRIIDKESIDTQILEFELTESALFSDDLHVQNSIEKLSQIGIDFSLDDFGTGYSSFALLQKLPISALKIDRSFVARLPESTDDAEIVRAIINLAHNLNMGVVAEGVETKPQLEFLIQNGCDQVQGFFFSPPVPLKAFIKMLKTD from the coding sequence ATGTTGGAATCGCACCTTATTCAGCAAAATTTGGAGCTGAGTTTCGTTGCCACCCTCCCTGAGCTATTTCTTCGCTTTGAGGAGATACGCCCTAATATCATTATAATATGTACCAGTGTAAAAAATGTACTGCAATCACTAGAGACTTACTCTCCACTTATTAAGCAACAGCATACCCCAATAGTGCTCGCAGATGAGCACATCACAGAAGAAGATGGCATTCAGTTACTAGCTGCATCATTCACTGATTTCATTTCTCTTAGTGATGCCACAGGCGATACTTTTAGTCGCAGCATTAGATTGCTGACTCAAATTAATCAAAAGAATACAGAACTAAATGCTACACATAATACGGACCTATTAACATCACTTAAAAACCGGTCCTGCTTTTACACACACCTTCAATGTGAATTAGACCATATTTTGCTCAATAACGAAGCGCTCGCACTCGTTAGTTTAGATATTGATAATTTTAAAGCCTTTAATCAGTGCATGGGTTATGCCGCAGGTGACCAAGTCCTCCTAGACCTTAAAAACCGCCTGCTTAATTGTGCCCGTCATTTCCCTGTATTTAGAACAGGTGCTGATGAGTTTTTCATCATTATTACGGCAACGACTATTGATGCGGCAAAAAAGGAAACGAGTCACTTACTAGAAGTCATGGCCGGATTTTTATTTTCGAGCTTCAATATTGCCAATCAAGAAAATGTGCTTGGAATAAGTATTGGTGTGACCTTTTCTAGCGAAAACGCGCTCGATGTTGATACGCTAACGAACCAAGCAAACCAAGCCCGCAGCCGAGCGAAGCGAACTCACGGTTGCAGCTTCTCTATTTACGAGCCAGATAAGGACCAAATATCGCCTTATGAAGGTTTATTAGAATCAGACATCTGGGCAGCCTTAAAAGAAGAACAATTTGAGCTTTATTACCAACCACGTATTGATCTGCATTCAGGCGAAATAGTGGGCGCTGAAGCTTTAATGCGCTGGAACCATCCATATCACGGCTTAATTATGCCGGATGATTTCATTCCGATTTCAGAGCAGACCGGACAAATTGTCCCTATGGGTTTCTGGGCTATTTTCCAATCTGGCAAAGATCTAAAATCTATTCAGGATGCAGGATATAACCTGACCAAATTAGGTGTGAACTTATCATTCAGACAGTTTCAGGATGACCATCTAGCACAAACGATCCATCGTATTATCGATAAAGAAAGCATAGATACACAAATACTAGAATTTGAGCTCACAGAGTCAGCACTATTCAGTGATGACCTACATGTACAAAACAGTATTGAAAAGCTTAGCCAAATAGGTATCGACTTTTCGTTAGACGACTTCGGTACGGGCTACTCATCTTTTGCGCTTTTACAAAAGCTACCCATTAGTGCCCTAAAAATTGATCGATCTTTTGTTGCTAGACTGCCAGAAAGTACAGATGACGCTGAGATTGTCCGAGCTATTATCAATTTAGCCCATAATCTAAATATGGGTGTTGTGGCAGAAGGTGTTGAAACAAAACCGCAATTAGAGTTCCTTATTCAAAATGGCTGCGACCAAGTACAAGGTTTTTTCTTCAGCCCTCCCGTACCACTAAAAGCATTTATTAAAATGCTGAAGACCGACTAG